The following are encoded in a window of Chloroflexaceae bacterium genomic DNA:
- a CDS encoding sodium:calcium antiporter has protein sequence MLTWLLFILCSAAVLVGGVQLSKYGDIIAEKTGMGRTWIGVILLASVTSLPELFTGFSAVAVYRVPDIAVGDILGSCMFNILIIALLDALGGAAPITARVYQGQILTAAFGILALALVCISIVAAGSIPAIGWLSVASVAFFVIYLFAMRTIFIYEQRRIAAFVEEVAEAVNYEHVTFRYAVTRFSLNGALVIIAATYLPGLSAELAAITGLGQTFFGAIFVALITSLPEVVVAVAALRMNAVDMAVGNIFGSNLFNVGLILALDDLLYTPGPLLAGVSTSHMLAAIGAIAMTAVAVVGLVYRLERKAFLVARDSLGIIAIYVVTTALLYNTRGG, from the coding sequence ATGCTCACCTGGCTACTGTTCATTCTCTGTAGCGCGGCTGTACTCGTCGGCGGGGTGCAACTCTCGAAATACGGCGACATTATCGCGGAGAAGACCGGCATGGGTCGGACCTGGATCGGGGTGATCCTGCTGGCCTCGGTGACCTCGTTGCCCGAACTCTTCACCGGGTTCAGCGCCGTGGCGGTCTACCGGGTTCCCGACATCGCCGTGGGCGACATCCTCGGCAGTTGCATGTTCAACATTTTGATCATCGCGCTTCTCGACGCCCTTGGCGGCGCGGCGCCGATCACCGCGCGGGTCTACCAGGGCCAGATCTTGACTGCGGCCTTCGGCATTCTAGCACTGGCACTGGTGTGCATCAGCATCGTGGCTGCCGGGAGCATCCCGGCCATCGGCTGGCTCAGCGTGGCCAGCGTGGCCTTCTTCGTCATTTATCTCTTTGCAATGCGCACCATTTTCATCTACGAGCAGCGCCGCATCGCGGCCTTCGTTGAAGAAGTGGCCGAGGCGGTCAACTACGAGCACGTCACCTTCCGCTATGCCGTGACGCGCTTCAGCCTCAACGGGGCGCTGGTGATCATCGCCGCCACCTATCTGCCCGGTCTCAGCGCGGAACTGGCGGCCATCACCGGTCTGGGTCAGACCTTCTTCGGCGCCATTTTTGTCGCCCTGATCACGTCGCTGCCCGAAGTGGTCGTCGCAGTCGCCGCCCTGCGGATGAACGCCGTGGATATGGCCGTGGGGAATATCTTCGGCAGCAATCTGTTCAATGTCGGGCTAATCCTGGCCCTCGACGATCTGTTGTACACCCCCGGCCCGCTGCTGGCCGGGGTCTCTACGAGCCATATGCTCGCCGCCATCGGCGCCATCGCGATGACAGCGGTGGCGGTGGTGGGCCTGGTCTATCGCCTGGAACGGAAAGCGTTCCTGGTCGCGCGGGACTCGCTGGGGATCATTGCGATCTACGTAGTAACGACGGCGTTGCTGTACAACACCCGCGGCGGGTAA